The Babylonia areolata isolate BAREFJ2019XMU chromosome 24, ASM4173473v1, whole genome shotgun sequence genomic interval caaacacccaccaccaAATCTATCAAAAAGCAAAAAATCTGGTTAGTAATAGTAGCCAGAAATGGCATTTGGCTAGCAGATAGCGGACGATTAGAtgtcttatcactgagttgccatgaacttttggccatgaggagcaaacagataggcctgatTTGCATGAGTTGTACATGgcaagtatatttaaccaaactgggagtatgatGCAAACTGCTCATGGTAGTGGTAGTTTTGATACTTTTCTTTAGTAACTGATTCAGTTCTATTCTTTATGATTGCGAAGTACTCACACAGAGTACCCATGTGAGATGTAAGCTTTGATACAAGTGGAACAAAGATGGTcctggggggggaggatggaggagagTGAGGGGATTGTCATTCACACGCAGAGCAAAGAAAATGCTTTCATTGACTGCTTTTGAAAGTGGAGAGTCAGTGATGCTGTGGGTAGCTCATGACATTATTGCAAAAGTGcacaaaaaattcaaaacactTCATCAGTCTCTTGATTCCCAATTGGCATGTTTCATTTTTTGACATTTTAATGGATCTGTACCTGAGTGTACTGCCTCAACTCTCAACTGCAATGAAAGATAATAGTTGGGCCAagaacaaagtgagagctgtatgatcagtgcaTTTTCCACTGCGATGGgagatcatttacagcttagtctgttgtgaaggacCAGTTTTctaaaacttggaggcaagattgcactggcttgctctcttagtgctgcagccaggGGGTCTAGTTTGAGTGTGGGGACCCCCCCAGTGCTGTCTGtcataaagccctcttggcctagagagtggggatgtaactccggcaagacactctccactataatcaaattctagcacaggtagctgggacagcagttgcctcctctgctgttcagttCTGTAGGTCattagtcggacatgactgaccatcacacaggCCTCCACATACAGTGCGTTTGTGCAGGAACTGATGAATTATGGCGTTGTTGCAGGTGAGGACCTACTACCTGGCCACCAATTCTGAAGAAAGCATGAACACATGGGTGCAGTGCCTGTGCCGTGTATGTGGTCTCAAGCAAGAGGATACACGTGAGTGCGCTGGCTGTGGAGGGTTGGTTTCTTTTGATGGATTGGTGGTTTGAAtctttcttgctctctcgctctttctttcttagaAAGACAcaacttttatctttttttgcatatttttctttctgtctttttttctgcttgcttTAAGAAGaatctttcttttcgtttttttctttctttttttttctttctttcttttctttttttttgttttgttttgttcattctttgtttcttgccCCCCTccaccattttctttcttcttgaggAAAGGAACTTTAGAGggggcttatttattatcattatttttttcgttttgtaCTGGTTTTCTACCCTACCATTTAggtagtcatactctgttttgggggcaaGTGCATGCTGATGGTGTTCATGTGTCCATAATCCATCAACAGCTTACATGGATTGCTGGATCTTTAACACAGGTATTTGATCTGGTGCCATTGTATGCACACAAAGAATATTGAGATAACAGCAAGCCTGAGCAGTATAATAcattatgtatattatgtatgtttTCACCCGGGAGACTggtgaaaaaaaatcaccaccctttactcaTCAAATGAAGCCAGGGTTTGAACCACAGACCTGCGGGATGGGaattcaatgctttaaccacttggctattgcagaTGTCATGTGGAGGTTGGAAAGAACGGTTTAAATCTAAGAATTTTAAaatttgataataatgattttaCAGCGGTGTGCAGTTATCAACAAACGACTAAAATGTTCTCTGAACCTAACTGTTTAATATGATTATAAGTAAAGATGGCTTACAGTTCTTGCATTTTTGCTTGAATGGTGCAATTTTTGAATCGTCATGTCAAAGTTGTTTTCTCTATTTTGATTGGTTGTTTCCAAGTAGCTGCTGTGCTGCATTTCGTGAATTGTTTAGAAGATGTGTACCACTGACCCAATTTGCACACTTGTTGACACTGTATGTAGGCCTTTGTGTCAATGTAGATGGAGTGTTTAAAATGAGCCAGGTTAATGCAGACTGTGATTGTCATATGTTGTCAGATTTCTTGCATTCACTTGTTACAGTTGTGATACTGTTTTTGTGTGCCTTGATGCGTTGGagtgtactgtgtatgtgtgtatgtgcatgcacgcacattttttttctgtgtggattTTTTCAGAAGAGCTTTATTGGTAATGGCTCAAGATATCTTGGAACTAACCTTAGTTTATACTTCTGCGCTTGCTTCCAGCGACAGACATCCCTGACGTCCGATATGAGCATGGTGCCCAGAGCAACGCAGGTGAAAACGCCTCTGGAGAGACAGGGTCATCTCCGCCCTCCACAGTCACCTCACAGCCTGTGCAGGCCCCCATCTCTCGAGGTGCTACTGTCCCTCCTTCTTCCAGCACTCCAGGCAGTTCCCACCCTGCCCCGTCTACCTCCCCACAGTCTTATGTCTTTCTGAATGACTGCACCACAGGCACGGCTGAGAAGCGCAGTGATCGGTACGGACGCACTGACAGTGTTGACAGTGTGCCTGAGTATGAGGCCCCACCTCCCCCTGTGAAGAAGGGTTCTCacttccacaacaacaacaatgaagagtTTTCCAAAGGTGGATCTCCGGACAGTGGGTTTGATGTGTATGACCGGCCCCCTCCTGCCGGGCAGGAGACATACAGCCGACCCAGGTCAGGGTTTCAGGAGGTGTACGACCGTCCCAGGTCAGGGGAGTTCAAGAGCTCTGTGGGGAGCCAGGGGGATGATGATTTTTACAAAGTGCCCCCTGCCAGCAGTGCAGGACAGACGGGTGCATCCATGGACACTGTGGATTTGAACTCGGCGGTCCCTCTGCCAGTGCCTCGCCGTAGTCCTCGCTCAGCCCGCTCCAGCCTCAGTGATCGTCCTGATTCTGTGGACTCCTTCAGCAGACCGATGACCGATTGCTATGATGTGCCTCCTTCGGGTCACATTGATCGACCAGTAGAAACCTATGACGTGCCTCCGCCTGGTTTCAGTGACCGCCCAGTGGCAGAAACATATGATGTCCCCCCAGCTGACATGTCAGGCATGGAGACCTACGACgttcctcccccatcctctgGAGGACGTCCGGTGTCGGAGAACTACGATTTCCCCCCACCTAGGCCCGCTGCCCTCGGTCCGGAGGAGGGGACATCAGGTAGCAGCTCCATGCCCCCTCGGCGCCCGCCGAAACCCCACAACCTGACGGCGCAGTCGGTCTATCAGAACATGCCCAATAAGAGCAGACCCCAAGATGATGGCGGTCTCAACGCAGTGCCATCTGCTcccacacactgcacccccagtCTCAGCTATGACGTGCCGCGCTCCTCCTCCATCGCCACCCCTCCCCGAGACTCCAACATCCTGGACgtcgccccccctcgccccgcccccaGGTCCATGGGCGGGGCGGCTCAGGCTTACCAGAATGCTCCCCCAGTGCTCCCGCCCCTCCCAGAACCTTACCATGCCTCCAGGAACGGGGATAAACGAGAGGCTGGACATAGGGATCGAGATCATGCTCCCCCTAAGCCGGCAGACTTGAGCAAGACGGGAGGAGGTAGGGGGCGAGATAGTCAGGACCTGTACCAGGTGCCCCCTGTGGTGCCCCGCattcctgcccgctccaccaccATGCCGCCTGGAAGAGGTGGAACCTCCACTGGTGCAGGTAAAGCATTCACTTTGATTAGTGTCTGAAATATagtgtacagaacagtgcaggtaAAGCAGTCACTCATTTTAATTTCTGAAACATTGTGCAGACAACAGGGCATGTAAAGGAATCAATCGCTTTAATGTTTTAAACATTGTGTAGAGAACAGTACAAGTAAAGCAGTCACTCACTTTGATGTCTGAATCACATGGTGTGGAGAGCAGTGCAGGGAAAACAATCACTCACTTTAATTTCTGAAACATTGTGTAGAGAACAGTGCCTGTAAAGGAATCAGTCGCTTTGATTTCTGTAATATTGTGAACAGAACAGTACATGTAAAGCAATCATTCACTTTAATGTCTGCAACACATAGTGCATGGAAAAGTGTGGGTAAAGCAAAGAATCATTTAAGTGTTTAAAATACATTGTGTACAGAAAAGTGTTggtaaatcagtatcagtatcagtagctcaaggaggcgtcactgagttcagacaaatccatatatgctacaccacatctgccaagcagatgcctgaccagcagcataacccaacgtgcttagtcaggccttgaggaaaaaaaaaaaagaagaagaaaatacattaATAGATAAAGCAATCAGTGAATCACTGACTTTTATGTCTGAACCACAATGCACATAACAGTGCAGGTAAAGCAGTCACTCACTTTAATGTCTAAAACATTGTGTACAGAAGAGTGCTTGTAAGCATTCAGTCTCTTTAATGTCTGAAACACATTATATACAGAAAAGTGCAGGTAAGGCAATCAGTGAATCATGTCTGATTCAGTGTTGAGAACAGCGCTGGTAAAGCAATCACTCACATTAATGTCTGAAAGGTTCTGTACAGAACAGTGCTGGTAAAGCAATCACTCACTTTAATGTCTGAAACATTGTGTAGAGAACAGTGTAGGTAAAGCAATCACTCAATTTAATGTCTGAAACTTTGTGTCGAGAACAGTGTAGGTAAAGCAGTCACTCACTCTAATGTCTGAAATACAGTGTACAGAACAGTGCATGTAAAGCAATCACTCACTGTAGTGTCTGAAACGTTGTGTAGAGAACAGTGCTGGAAAAGCAATCACTTACTAATGTCTGAAACATATAGCGTACAGAACAGTGCTGGTAAAGCAACCACTCATTTCAGTAAATAAATGTCTGAAACACAAAGTGAACAGAAATTTGCCTAAAGTTGGAGGGCTTTGGCAGCGGTACTGGAGATTGTCTTGAGATGGAGTGGGCGAAGAAAAGGTGTGATATGCTGTTGAGTGCACCGTAGATGAGTGTGGATTGCGTGTGTAGTAGTGTGGTCTTTGTATTTTTTAACCAGGAGAGACCAACAAACTTGAGTGTGTGATGTCTTTCATTCTTGGTctgtattgctgtgttgtgtattgtgccATCTTGGCCCGTATTGTACTGGCCTGACCTGTACTTGTGTATTTGTACTGTTGTGATATTGGACTGGCTGGAACAGGGCCTGACCTGTCTTACTGCGTTGCAGTTTCAGAGGAGATGGAGGCTCACTACATTTGGAGCAACACGCGCACCAAGAGCTTCAAGCGTAACCATCAGCTCAACGCGACCTCTGCTGTGTCTGCCAAGTGAGCAGTTGAACCTTTTCCCCGCTGTTTAAAAAACAATTActatatgaaaaaaaatgatttgttttgttttggggaggtCGGGGGGTTGTTTTTACTTCAGGGTTTTgtactttttgttattttttccaacTCAGGGTAGTGTGTATTGAGGTCAATCTGATGTACAGGTGTCGTTTATTTGGCAGACAATGAGGTTTTGGGGCAACTTTCATTTATTGTGTTTGGGATTATATAGAAAAATGTGCACTTGTTTGTTACtgattgaaatttttgaaaaatgtacactgtttgtgtgtctgcgtacatctgtgcacacatgcatgtgtgaatcTGCAAGCATGTCATGATGTATGCTCTCGATttccatgcatgcatacatatataaaactaacatgcacacataacacatacacctacacacacaatctggggtaggtgtgtgtgtggtggtggtgggggggggggagtgaataggggggaaggggggggggggggcaagggggtgtcAGAGACTAGAATTttggtctttttctgtctcattttctAATTTCATTTCTTAAACAACCAGTTACTGCTAGAACgcacataaaaaatatataaaaaaacagtTCAGTTATGAATTCATTTAGTAAATGCAGATTTACTTTTGAGGGTGCTTTTGCATCACAAGAGATGAATCACCAAGTTTTTTTTACTAGAAAGGGTATTATTATATGTGCATTGAGAGGAAAATGAaaattgagaacacacacacacacacacacacacacacacacacacacacacacatggaatgcaGCTGatattgagttaaaaaaaaaaagttcattgtcTAGCATTAGAAAAGTTGTggcacaaaagggttgtcccttacaaaaattatgttgaaaaatccttTTTGATAATAATACAagtacacatgcagacagaaaaaaaataaaaaaaataaaagatggtGCTTCATTGTGGTgatgcgctttccctggggagagcagcctaaatttcatagagagaaatacgttgtgacaaaaagtgtatggcagtcagtcgtgtccaacggtgaccatcagaacagcagtggaggcagtTACTGTCCTGAtgatctgggctggaattttcATATAGTGAAGAGTATTTCGCAcaagttgtttatttattcactgtctcagccaagagggctttgggaCAGTCAGACGGTCATTGGGAAGATCCTCCAAAGccacctagcccccaaggctgcagaactaagaaccagagcagtcttgcctcctagtttgacctagtttgaaagtcatagtccttcacatggGACTGAGCTGTTAATAaatttctattgcattgcattgaagaAAACATTGattatacagttctcactttgctgttggcccatctgtaagcttatgtcagtctctgacatGAGCAGAACACTGAGCCTGGAAAAAAAAGTAGTACAATAGAAAAATACAAGCACAAAAAGCTCATCTTGTGCTTGTTCTTTTGCGCAGGCCTCCTCTGGAGCCCCGTCGTCCCCCTCTCCCACTTCGCAGTGAGTTTGCCTCCAGctctgacgatgatgacgatgtttctgTCGATGGCAGCGATGTGAGTACAGAGCTGGCATCAGTGTATAAAGCTCTTGGATTAAGTGTTTGTATTTAAGTGCATccttaggtattgtgatgtatgatatgtatgttgagtgtgtgctgtgtgtgatgattttgtgtgtgtattgtgatgaatgatatatatgatgagtgtgtgtttatgtagtgtgtgataattttgtgtgtgtgtgaataaagttagtgcttgagtgtttggttaGGTGTCTGTCAGTGCCGGGATTTTACATTGTGCAGTGCAATTGAGCATtctttacatggaaaggcgctttcTATATTAgaatcaacttcatcatcatcatcatcttattattatttgtggTTGCAGTAGTTTGTGGGACATTTAGCACTCTCatgatgtttcttcttttttttctgtctgtttttctgctaagctttgctcttttgtttttcgcttttttttttcttttctttttttggttttgttctttctgtctttctctactacctttccttttctttctttctgtctttctttttcatttctactttctttctgtccttgaaatctgttctttctttctttcctttctttttgatgttacttttctttcatttctaactTTCTTGTaaatattttctttcttactttctttttagatattccttttctttcctttctagcTTTCTGACTgcctttccaccctttctttctttccttgttttgttattgctttgtttcttgcttttcatttcttcctttcctttccatccttgctccctctcttctttccacagtTTCTGTcttccaaccttttttttttcttgtattctttctgtctttctttctttctttctttgtcttctttcttattGTTACCATTTCCATATTCATAAAtttcagatacagacacacattgacCCCGGCATCATTCGCATGTCCACCACTGTACCTGTGGCAACGGAACAGGAGTTTGACCCAGAGCTCAAgtaccttgaccttgacctggaCACCCCTCCTGACCTCTCAAGGCCGCAGGCTGCAGGGACACATGGGAAAGGAACAGAGTACCGGGAGATTGATTTTGACAGAACACAAGCTCTGCAAGAAGCTAGGCGAGCACGACATTTGAATAAGTAATGGATGGTGCTGTGTTGAACTGCATCCAGGGGCATTGAGACTGGAATTTTGTACTGTCAtctagcgagtgtgtgtgtgcattcatgtgtgcgtacatgtttgtgtgtgtgtgattatggtatgcatacacatgtatttgtgttcatgtgtgtgtttcatgcatgcgcatgtttctttgttcatgtctatgtgtctgtgatatgcatatatatatatacatgtatctgtGTTCATGTGTAAGTGTTTATGTTAGTCTGTGTGTAtctgataacattttttttctggagcAAATGTTTGCCTTCACTAACTAACCTTAATGAAAGGAAGATAAAATGCTTTGAGATATTTGAAAGTGCTATGTAAATGTGCTGTTTTCAGTCATCAAAGggatggacacagagagggggtgatacATACCAGAGAAGGAAAATTGAAAGCCACTGAAGAATCTGTGAATAGCCTACTGTAGCTTAGAAAGATTAACATCGTCCTTCAGCACATTAGCACCCCGCTAGAGTACACAAGGTTAGGGAAAGTCATGTTCTCCTGAGTAACGCTCAGAATAATGAACAGAGGATATGCGGGCCTTGtatgtctgcactgtctgtctttccttcagtccttccacccttccttcgtTTTGAacgttggtttatttatttttaatcatcATGACTGTCTGGCTGACCCTGCACAGACACAGCATACTTCTTTATTAAGCCTGGATGCCTTTGTGGTCATTCATATTTGGGGGGAATTCCAGTTTGCCAAAACATGGTTCAGTTACTCATACTATacagtgacccactggtgcagactctggcaggggtccgATTCCTGTTCTGTGCTAACTACAACCCAGTTTAAGCGGAGaaattgaaagatttttttttgaaggggACAAATTTCTTTTGGACTCTGGAATCCCAGATTGCCAAAATGCCCGTTTAAAAGTCAGTATTTTGTAATGTGCAAAAACCTGCAggtgtgttgacagctgttcAGTGATGGTGTGTTAGTGATACTTTTACTGCTTTTGGCTGGATCCAAaggttgtttgaatattttattgttttctGGTGAAGCGAATTTATTTAGGAGGACAGTCGGGGGTTGCTCAGTCTGGGTTTCTCAGTGTATATTCGGCATTCAGGCCAGCTAGGGATCAGACCAGTATCACTTCATTATCTCAGAGAAATCGAAAAGGTGGCGACGTTTATGATATATGCAGTTTATAAGCATAACAGTAAAAGATGGCATGAAAACCTAACAAAAAATGCAAACACAAAAATCAACTACAAAAAAGgaaacatgcatgcaagcatgtgcgctcacacacatacacacacacacacacacacacacacacacacaacacacacctgcctgcatgcatgcatgcatatgaacacaccacacatgccTGCATGAATATTGatacacacaatcgcacacagtTTTAATTtctgcacacatgtgtgcacaacaTACGTACTTAACATGGTTAAGTATTTTGAACTGTTATAAGGTAGGCTTAGCATTTAATAGTCAGTCTGCTGTTGTTTATTACTGTTATATTAAGATGTGTACTCACTTATTTGCCAAGTTATGCACAGTCATTTGGTGAAGTTCCTGGAACCTTTTGGTCAAATTCCTGAAATCTAAACTTGCAGACAAATGTTCTTCAAattttcatctcaagaaacaATCCGCTTCGATAAACATTTTGAGCTGATTGAAAGGCGAAACAAGCAATTTCAGTTGAATATAAAAAGGGCTGTGACATAAATATTTCCACTGTCTACTTGCTGAGTATGCCATTGTAAATGAGGAAAAAAACCAACTGTATAACACCTCCGCAAAAAGTCTGAAACTgcttaaaaaaaagcatgatgtAGTCATACGAGAAGAGTGAGAATCTACTGTCACATGTCACCAAATAAAACAAACTCACACAATGGCATTATCCCAGTGATGAGTAAGTTTTTGAAATCTGTTGATGTGTGCCATACAGAAAGTTCTTTTACCGACATTAGGGATGTTTGCAGAATGGCGTTCAAATATTTGCAGAATGGTGTTCAAATATCTGGTGATCAATAATGCGTTGGAGTGGAGGGAACGTGTACTGCTGTAATTAATTGACAGGTAGAAATCAATCATAAGAGTCACTGTCAGTGATGTCATTCCTCCACctgaaaaaatataataatttaaaagttgctgctgcttttggaaAATACAGATAAAAAATCTGAATAAGGTTTGTCCAGTCCAcacacccccactttcccccccccccctcccactctcccaccaTATGTTCATGTAAACGTTCATGTAAACTGCTGGAAGACTGGGGTATAGGCTTcaacctctgttgttgttgtttttataaattcattaagattttattttattttaaatgacTATTTAAGCTTGTATTTTGGAAGCTGGCCTCCTCCTTTCCTGTGATACGTTGTTTACTGCCAGTGTTCAGAGTTTGCATTTCTGAAAACTGTTTGGATACTTTTAGAACAAATGCTGAGCTGTGAAGTATTACTGATGGAAGATTTTGATAATAAAAGGAGTGGAACATTAAGTAATGCACATCTTTGATCAATTCCTTGAGCCCTGTGCCAGAGCATTGCTCTGGTATCAAAATATGTCTCATTAAAAGGGTTTTACGTTCTTACATATGTATTAACTGCAagggaagggaactaacttctacagtatttctggatatGTCCACATGTAAATTgaaggaaaaacagtatattttctggggtttttttctgtattaTTGTGGCATGGAAGCCTACAGGGGTTATGAACTCCCCATGGTTGAATAGGTTATGTGTTAAGTTTTTTTCAGTgtctaaaacagaaaaagaaaccagTTGTATTTGGTAAATATGCAACTATCCTGGAAACCAGTTGTTCATCAGCTATGATTATATTTATTGTTTGTGATTGGATTACAGTCATACTTTAGTCAGTACTGCTAACATTGACCCTTGACTAATTTGATTAGTCAGTGGCAGGAAAGACACTTGTTGCATGATTACTGAATTTTAAAACCTTGACTGTAATATCTTTGGTTTATTTTTGATTGaaatgtcagtgtgtcagattaaaaaaaaaaaaaaatctggtgttGATTTTTATTGATTGCTGTCATTATTAATGTATAAGAATTGCTTGTTAAGAtttacactttttgttgttgtatcttttatgagtttatctatctgtttttaTGAAATTGGAAATTATGGCATTGGAAAATTGTGCTTAAAGTCAGTATCTTTTgagtcattttgtttcatttccatAAGTATGCAGAAAATGACAtctgttgtattttattgcatgcATATTTTTGTTAATCAGTATGCAGTATTGGATCAGTGGTGTCAAaatgcaaacagaaacacaaagaatATCGCGTAAAATCATCTTtaagtgtgtaagtgtttgtggtttgtgtacacatgggtgtgtgcatgcatgtgagactAAGCTCATGTGTGCATTATGTAAAAAGACATTCTTGTATATGACCACATGTTTATGACAGTGTTCTGTTATTTTAAAACATGTGCaatgtgtgtttaatttttgttCTTCATAAGGTTCATTCTGTATTCTTGTTGAAAACAGTGAAAATTACTTGAACTTGATTAACGAAAGAATACGGTCAAGTTGTCCACAAAAAGTAGAAAGTATTACTTATCACATACTTCCCTACTAATGTTAGATTTAAATTATATACTGAAAACAAAATTGATTATGAACTCAAACTCTGGAAGTACTTTACTTTTTTAACAGAAAGAtttggctgatttcagctgtttATTAATAGACATATGGAGGTATAGATGAATGATATGACCAGTGTTGATGTGTTTGCAATAAGAATATTTATCCTTCACACACTTACAGAATACAAAAGCCCTTTCTTCCTAGAGCAGTTTGGAGAAGCAAGCGTTATTGCATTTTCTTTTTCGGGGAAAGAACTTgaatgtcttttttgtgtgtgtgttttttgtttttttttgggttttttttggttttttttgtcagaTGCAAATCCTTCCAAAGAATCAGTGTGCTGAATCAACAAATCAGATTTTCTAATTACTATGAATCTAATGAATAGATTGATCATATGATGCTGAATAATATTTACCTTTAAAAGAACTTCACTCTTGGGCATGCACACATTGTTATCAGAAGAATACATTATCTAGAGATTCCTGTAGCATAACACGAAGATGGTTTGATGAAGATAGACACACAATGTGGACAATACAATGTTGTTCCATGTACTGTTTATGCCGATTTATGTTGAAGCAAACATAAAACGTTgcacagatagatatatgtgtagaAGGATATACATGCagtggaaggaaaagaaaggaagacatgTACAGAACAGGAAGGACAGGAGGCTGTTTCCCCTGGAACATGATCATTGGAACACATGACTGTACTATAAATCTCTAACAATATGGGCATAATTACTGGGGTGTTAGAATCGTTTCTGTCAATCATTATCCATCAGAAGCAAAGCATCATGAATGCTTACAGATAATCAGAATCAATGTGGCGAGTATCTAATACTAGGTTACCCTGTAAATACTTCTGTTCTTCCGATCTGTGTGCAGATCAGTCAGTTCTATAATCCAATTTTCACCTGTTTTTCATGAGTCATGATAACAATTTACATGAAACCCTGACCATGTTACTTAAGTTTATGCTTTCTCTTGTCAAGATCCATTAAGATTATGTTCTAAGTGTAATTCAAAATATTATCCATATTCCTTCAAAAAACatttagtttcagaattttgtcaATTAATTGAATAAATCCATTAAACAACCAACCTATCAATCATGCATTCATTTCATGATTGTATAGAGTAAGCAAACATTATAGGACAGGGATAGATACattgacaaaacaagacaattcATTGGTGGCACTCGATCTCCTGCAAGTCGAAAAAATCTGATGATTTCATCAGCAAAGAGCCCCAGCCAAAGGATGTTACCACCTTGGACTGTAGTGCCAATAATCTCCAGTAGTACTGGGCTGTGGAATAGATAGTAGAGGAGAAGCCACCAGCCTAAC includes:
- the LOC143298516 gene encoding uncharacterized protein LOC143298516 isoform X2, whose protein sequence is MSWCWNFQACLSFLKKWKQRFFVLHKPTGSLPDQYELSYYSSEQCSKKKGSIDLDQCEQIIESLDSDQYPYLLAIKTICRSKVRTYYLATNSEESMNTWVQCLCRVCGLKQEDTPTDIPDVRYEHGAQSNAGENASGETGSSPPSTVTSQPVQAPISRGATVPPSSSTPGSSHPAPSTSPQSYVFLNDCTTGTAEKRSDRYGRTDSVDSVPEYEAPPPPVKKGSHFHNNNNEEFSKGGSPDSGFDVYDRPPPAGQETYSRPRSGFQEVYDRPRSGEFKSSVGSQGDDDFYKVPPASSAGQTGASMDTVDLNSAVPLPVPRRSPRSARSSLSDRPDSVDSFSRPMTDCYDVPPSGHIDRPVETYDVPPPGFSDRPVAETYDVPPADMSGMETYDVPPPSSGGRPVSENYDFPPPRPAALGPEEGTSGSSSMPPRRPPKPHNLTAQSVYQNMPNKSRPQDDGGLNAVPSAPTHCTPSLSYDVPRSSSIATPPRDSNILDVAPPRPAPRSMGGAAQAYQNAPPVLPPLPEPYHASRNGDKREAGHRDRDHAPPKPADLSKTGGGRGRDSQDLYQVPPVVPRIPARSTTMPPGRGGTSTGAVSEEMEAHYIWSNTRTKSFKRNHQLNATSAVSAKPPLEPRRPPLPLRSEFASSSDDDDDVSVDGSDIQTHIDPGIIRMSTTVPVATEQEFDPELKYLDLDLDTPPDLSRPQAAGTHGKGTEYREIDFDRTQALQEARRARHLNK
- the LOC143298516 gene encoding uncharacterized protein LOC143298516 isoform X1 — encoded protein: MCVLKLGGKDNRGHGAMHKLTNVVHSGWMTKSPPEQKLQSPLKIFRAKWKQRFFVLHKPTGSLPDQYELSYYSSEQCSKKKGSIDLDQCEQIIESLDSDQYPYLLAIKTICRSKVRTYYLATNSEESMNTWVQCLCRVCGLKQEDTPTDIPDVRYEHGAQSNAGENASGETGSSPPSTVTSQPVQAPISRGATVPPSSSTPGSSHPAPSTSPQSYVFLNDCTTGTAEKRSDRYGRTDSVDSVPEYEAPPPPVKKGSHFHNNNNEEFSKGGSPDSGFDVYDRPPPAGQETYSRPRSGFQEVYDRPRSGEFKSSVGSQGDDDFYKVPPASSAGQTGASMDTVDLNSAVPLPVPRRSPRSARSSLSDRPDSVDSFSRPMTDCYDVPPSGHIDRPVETYDVPPPGFSDRPVAETYDVPPADMSGMETYDVPPPSSGGRPVSENYDFPPPRPAALGPEEGTSGSSSMPPRRPPKPHNLTAQSVYQNMPNKSRPQDDGGLNAVPSAPTHCTPSLSYDVPRSSSIATPPRDSNILDVAPPRPAPRSMGGAAQAYQNAPPVLPPLPEPYHASRNGDKREAGHRDRDHAPPKPADLSKTGGGRGRDSQDLYQVPPVVPRIPARSTTMPPGRGGTSTGAVSEEMEAHYIWSNTRTKSFKRNHQLNATSAVSAKPPLEPRRPPLPLRSEFASSSDDDDDVSVDGSDIQTHIDPGIIRMSTTVPVATEQEFDPELKYLDLDLDTPPDLSRPQAAGTHGKGTEYREIDFDRTQALQEARRARHLNK